A segment of the Panacibacter ginsenosidivorans genome:
AAATAAAAAATTATACAGGTATACTGCAGTTAATCCATTCAGGATCAAAAATAGTGTTGTATTTTTTGTAGAAATTTATTGCAGGCTCATTCCAGTTTAGCACCTGCCAGGCAATACCACTAAAATTTTTTTCTTTAGCTTCGGCAATAAGCGCATGGAAAAGCAACTTACCAATTCCTTTACCTCTTGCAGCTTCAGTAACAACAAGGTCTTCAAGATACATGCGCTGCCCTTTCCATGTAGAATAACGAATATAGTAAAGTGCAAATCCAAGAATATTTTTGTTTTTATCTGTATCATTTATCTCTTCGGCCACAAATGCCCACCACACGGGTTTTTCGCCAAAGCCACTTTCTTCAAAATGTTCCAGCGCAACAGTAACCTCATCAGGTGCTTTTTCATAAACAGCCAGCTCTTTTATTAATTCAAGTAACCTTTTGCAATCTTTTCTTTCTGCTTTTCTTACAATAATCATAAATATTTATTTATAAACCTTCAACGATTTTCGCTACTTCTGCTGCGCAACCAAATGCAAGTGTAAAGCCACTTCCGCCATGCCCATAATTATGAATGATATTGGTTTCTGTTTCATGCTCCACTCTTACTTCGGGCCTATATGGCCTCAATCCCGCCCAGCTACCCAATACTTTTTGCTCTTTTAAAAATGGAAATGTTTCATAAGCATTATTCAGCAAGCGGTGTATGGTTACAGGTTCTGTTTGTTCCTGCTCCACGTGTTCTTCATAAGTACCGCCAATAATAATGGCATCTTTACGGGGTACGATATACAATGGCTTTTCATTGTCAAGATATAGATGCATATCATGTAATGGTGAAAGTAATGCTACCTGTCCACGCACAGAAATTATGGAAGTATCGTTACATAATGATCTTGATCCCAGTGCTGAACAATTGATGACAAAGTCATAATCATTTGTAAGCTCAGTAAAACCTTTTATTTCCTGTTGAATAAATTTTACGCCATCTGCGGTTAATTTTTTTTGCAGAAAAGGCAAAAATATTTGCGTTTCTATAAGTGGCACCTGCACTTCGTAGCCAATAGCAATATCTTCTGGAAGTTCATATGCGTGCATCATGCGCATACTGCCTTTTGGCATAAAATCTATCCACACCGGTTCTCCATCCTCCATTCCTTTTCGCTGTACTTTGATGAGCTTTCGCATACTGATACCGGTCTCAGAACGCTTTGCCATTTCAGTATAAACCATATAGGTTTGCCTGCACCAATTTATACCACGCTTATCGTTTCGGATATGATAAGGAAACCAAAACGCTGCGGCTTTATTTGAAGTAATGTTTGGTGAAAACGCATTGGCGTAAATAGTAATATCATGCCCGTTTTCTTTTAGTAAAGATGCAGAAGACATACCGCTTATACCTGCACCTATAATAGCAATTTTTTTACCCATTGTAAATCTGAAAGCGATAAAATTATTGATTTTATGCTATCATTTACAGGTAATTTTCTTTTCAAAAAAATTAGGCGATTTCTGTATTACCAGATATAATTTTTGGGAGTCAGCTGTATGTTGCTATAAAGCTTTTGTTGCGTCGCACTCTTCAGCTGTATCAATGCAATTTGGCAGAAACAATATCTTTAATAATAGCTGAATGATATGTTATAGTTGTTATGCATGCCTATATTATCGCCATTTAAGAATACCATGTCTCCATCTTTTTTTACCGGAAGTTTATTTTGGTAAGTATACCTGTATGTAATTGCATAATTAATTCCATCGCCGGTTCTTGTTTCTTTGCATGGATTATTTTTTTGCAATACTATTCCGGGTAACAATATTAGGTGATCGCCTGATTTATGCAATAAAGAGAAATCATCTGCATTCGTATTGCTGTCATAATTTTCATAAGTGTCAATATAAAATGATTCTGCCTGTTTATCAGGTATTTCAATCCGGTGATCGATAAGTTTCGAAAGATTGCCATCTGTGTAATACTCCAGTTGCAAAGTTCTTTCCGGAATAATTCGGCTGCTTGTTTCAATAATGTTCCATGCTACTTTAATGAGTTGCTTAGAATCATTATAAGAGAAAATACTTTCTTTAAAAATAATCCCGGCTTCATTTATATAATTAATTTTTATGACCTTACCATTTTCATATACATATTGTAAGCGTTCTTTATTAACCGCTGTATTATTTTGAATCTGGATTATGCGTCCATTTAAATACGATAAGGTGTAAACGCCTGCACTGCTCTGATAATTTACTGTTGTAATAAAAGCCGAATCATCATATTCAAAATGATAGTAAGGCGATGGAAGGTTCCGTATAATCATGTCTTTCAAAAGAACCGTTTGTGTATCTACAGGCTCGCCTACAGGTAAAGGTGTAGGACCTGCAATATCTTTGTTTTTGCAACTACCTGCAAACACGAGCAATGTAATGATGATATATGAACTGTATTTCATAGCGCAGATATTATGAGCTGCAAATTGTATGGTTCTGTGCCAGGTAAACAAGTGCTGTTGTATGAACTGAAGAATATTCTGTATGTGTTGCACTTATTTATAAAAGCTGAATGAAGTAACTATCTGCACAAGTGAGTGACACAACGAAGCCTAATGAAAGATTTTCGGATGAAAAAGAAATCAAACCCAACATTCTCTTTTGGTAAGACGTATAGTATTATATCGCAGTTACATTTTTAAAACTTTCTGATTATTAATATGAAAAAGCAAAACTTGTTAGCGCTTGCTATTATTTCTCTAAGCTCTATTCTATTGCTATTGGCTTGTAATACCCCCGACCCTGCGCCATTACCAGAAAAAATTCAAAAACTTATTCAAACCAATTGGAAAATAAATGAGATAACCGTACCCAAAAAAACAGGCTCCGGTGACAGCAGTATATTATTATCATGCATGAATGATGACCTTACACTTTTTGGGTCAAATGGTGTTTTTGAATTGCAGGATGGTACACTCAAATGCGATTCAACTAATTTTTATTATAGTAAAGGTTATTGGGGCTATGACCTGAATAATGACTCTGTTCAGCTGGCCGTAATAACGCCGGCTTCAAAATATATTTCATGGAAAGTGCTTACGCTGAATGATTCTGTTTTAAAGGTGACTTATATAGACAGTCTTGTTCCTGCTAATAAAATCACAAAAACAATTTCATTTAAAAAATAATTTGAAAGGCTCTGTATTATTTATTCAATTTTGCAGCGCCTTTAAACAATCAATACTTTGACGCAGGAGGAATTACTGGTAATATTGGAAGAATGCCGGGAGAATAAAAGAGCTGCCCAGGAAAAACTGTATAAATATTTTTATACAGATATGTTTCGCCTTTGCCAAAGATATGCAGGAGATCCGCATGCTTCTTTAAGTATAGTAAATGATGCTTTCCTGAAAGTTTTTAAAAATATAGTACACTACCGCGAAACGTTGGGTCATTTTAAATCATGGCTTAAAACAATTGTAATTAATACCGCTATTGATTATTTACGCAGCCAGAAAAAAGATATAAGAGTGGTACATATAGACCATATAGAAGAGCCTGGAGATGAGGATTTTGCTTTAAAGTATCAATGGAAGCATGATGAACTGATGCAACACTTACAATCTCTTCCCAATATTACACGGACTGTTGTAAACCTGTTTGCGTTTGATGGCTATACGCACAAAGAAATTGCACAGCACCTGGATATTACAGAAACAACGAGCCGCTGGCATCTTTCAGAAGCACGTAAAAGACTAAGGGTAAGCCTGCAGTTAAACAACCCAAAAAAACTGGCAAAAACATGAGTGACGACCTGCGATATTATTTCTTTGATCAAGAGGCAGATGGTCAGCCTTCTATTTCTGCTGAAGAAGGCTGGCAACAAATGCAGCAATTGCTTAATGCTGACATGCCGCTATTATCAAAAAGAAAACCACGCCGGTATATTTTTTTTATAACAGGAGTATTAACAACAATCATTTTCCTAACAACAGCCTTGCCTTTAAAAAATTATTTAGTGCACGGTAATGAAACATCTGTTTTTAAACATAATATTATATCAAAAGCAAAGAAGCATGTTGTAGCAACGCAAGACGAAAATACTAATAACAAGATAAAAGCAACTACCGCACAGCATAGATATGTAAACCATCCTATAGGAAACCAAATGACTTCAGCAGGATTTAATGATGCAGTTATTGATTCATATAATTCCAACACTCCAAACGATATTTTAGTAAATATATATGGCGACAAAACGAAATCTAATGAAGTAACGCTTAACAACCCCCTCATTAATAAAGATACTATAAGCAGTATTACTACTAAAACGGATAATAAAGAAGAAAAAACTACTGCACAAAGCAGTGAACAAAAAAAATCAGCAAAAACTGTTTATAAAAAATGGTATTTGAATGGTGGCCTGGCTGAAAATATT
Coding sequences within it:
- a CDS encoding GNAT family N-acetyltransferase — its product is MIIVRKAERKDCKRLLELIKELAVYEKAPDEVTVALEHFEESGFGEKPVWWAFVAEEINDTDKNKNILGFALYYIRYSTWKGQRMYLEDLVVTEAARGKGIGKLLFHALIAEAKEKNFSGIAWQVLNWNEPAINFYKKYNTIFDPEWINCSIPV
- a CDS encoding FAD-dependent oxidoreductase, translated to MGKKIAIIGAGISGMSSASLLKENGHDITIYANAFSPNITSNKAAAFWFPYHIRNDKRGINWCRQTYMVYTEMAKRSETGISMRKLIKVQRKGMEDGEPVWIDFMPKGSMRMMHAYELPEDIAIGYEVQVPLIETQIFLPFLQKKLTADGVKFIQQEIKGFTELTNDYDFVINCSALGSRSLCNDTSIISVRGQVALLSPLHDMHLYLDNEKPLYIVPRKDAIIIGGTYEEHVEQEQTEPVTIHRLLNNAYETFPFLKEQKVLGSWAGLRPYRPEVRVEHETETNIIHNYGHGGSGFTLAFGCAAEVAKIVEGL
- a CDS encoding RNA polymerase sigma factor, whose protein sequence is MTQEELLVILEECRENKRAAQEKLYKYFYTDMFRLCQRYAGDPHASLSIVNDAFLKVFKNIVHYRETLGHFKSWLKTIVINTAIDYLRSQKKDIRVVHIDHIEEPGDEDFALKYQWKHDELMQHLQSLPNITRTVVNLFAFDGYTHKEIAQHLDITETTSRWHLSEARKRLRVSLQLNNPKKLAKT